In the Streptomyces sp. NBC_00525 genome, one interval contains:
- a CDS encoding acyl-CoA dehydrogenase family protein, whose product MAEFTLELNDDQKQVRDWLHGFAADVIRPAAAEWDEREETPWPVIQEAAKVGIYSLDFYAQQFFDPTGLGIPMAMEELFWGDAGIALSIVGTGLAAVGVLANGTEEQIGTWIPQMYGDADDVKVAAFCSSEPDAGSDVASMRTRAVYDEAKDEWVLNGTKTWATNGGIANVHVVVAVVDPELGSKGHASFIVPPDTPGLSQGQKFKKHGIRASHTAEVVLEDVRVPGHCLLGGKEKLDQRLARARERAASGGERVKNAAMATFEASRPAVGAMAVGTARAAYEVALDYAKTRTQFGRPIIDNQGVAFQLADMRTQIDAARLLVWRASWMATTGKPFESAEGSMSKLYASETAKKVTAQAIQILGGNGYTREYPVERMHRDAAIYTIFEGTSEIQRLVIARTLSGLPIR is encoded by the coding sequence ATGGCCGAGTTCACGCTCGAGCTCAACGACGACCAGAAGCAGGTCCGTGACTGGCTCCACGGTTTCGCCGCGGACGTGATCCGGCCGGCCGCCGCGGAGTGGGACGAGCGTGAGGAGACGCCCTGGCCCGTCATCCAGGAGGCGGCGAAGGTCGGGATCTACTCCCTCGACTTCTACGCCCAGCAGTTCTTCGATCCTACGGGCCTCGGCATCCCCATGGCGATGGAGGAACTGTTCTGGGGCGACGCCGGCATCGCCCTGTCGATCGTCGGCACGGGCCTGGCGGCCGTGGGCGTCCTCGCCAACGGCACCGAGGAGCAGATCGGCACCTGGATTCCGCAGATGTACGGCGACGCCGACGACGTGAAGGTCGCCGCGTTCTGCTCCTCCGAGCCCGACGCCGGCTCCGACGTCGCCTCGATGCGCACCCGCGCCGTCTACGACGAGGCCAAGGACGAGTGGGTGCTCAACGGCACCAAGACCTGGGCGACCAACGGCGGCATCGCCAACGTCCATGTGGTCGTCGCGGTCGTCGACCCCGAGCTGGGCTCCAAGGGCCACGCCTCGTTCATCGTCCCGCCGGACACCCCCGGCCTCTCCCAGGGCCAGAAGTTCAAGAAGCACGGCATCCGCGCCTCGCACACCGCCGAGGTCGTCCTGGAGGACGTGCGCGTACCGGGCCACTGCCTGCTCGGCGGCAAGGAGAAGCTCGACCAGCGCCTCGCCCGTGCCCGCGAGCGCGCCGCGTCGGGCGGCGAGCGAGTGAAGAACGCGGCGATGGCCACCTTCGAGGCGTCCCGCCCGGCCGTGGGCGCCATGGCCGTCGGCACCGCCCGCGCGGCGTACGAGGTGGCGCTGGACTACGCGAAGACGCGGACCCAGTTCGGCCGCCCCATCATCGACAACCAGGGCGTCGCCTTCCAGCTCGCCGACATGCGCACACAGATCGACGCGGCGCGGCTGCTGGTCTGGCGCGCCTCCTGGATGGCCACCACGGGCAAGCCGTTCGAGTCCGCCGAGGGCTCCATGTCCAAGCTGTACGCGAGCGAGACCGCCAAGAAGGTCACCGCGCAGGCCATCCAGATCCTCGGAGGCAACGGCTACACGCGGGAGTACCCGGTCGAGCGCATGCACCGGGACGCCGCGATCTACACCATCTTCGAGGGCACGAGCGAGATCCAGCGCCTGGTCATCGCCCGTACCCTCTCCGGCCTGCCGATCCGCTGA
- a CDS encoding DUF7144 family membrane protein, producing the protein MASTGSAPAAAPGTDGSHHPARTGWTVFAAILMIFGGAMAIFQGIAAIAEDDVFVATRNYVFQFNLTGWGWIHLIVGIVIVLAGCALFSGALWARVVGVILAGLGALANFLWLPYYPLWSIVLIAIDVFIIWALCASPDRPARA; encoded by the coding sequence ATGGCCAGCACCGGCAGCGCACCAGCGGCGGCACCCGGCACCGACGGATCACACCATCCCGCCCGCACGGGCTGGACCGTGTTCGCCGCGATCCTGATGATCTTCGGCGGCGCGATGGCGATCTTCCAGGGCATCGCAGCCATCGCCGAGGACGACGTCTTCGTCGCCACGCGCAACTACGTCTTCCAGTTCAACCTGACCGGCTGGGGCTGGATCCATCTTATCGTCGGCATCGTCATCGTCCTGGCCGGCTGCGCCCTGTTCAGCGGTGCCCTCTGGGCGCGGGTCGTGGGCGTGATCCTGGCCGGGCTCGGTGCCCTCGCCAACTTCCTGTGGCTGCCGTACTACCCGCTCTGGTCCATCGTGCTCATCGCCATCGACGTCTTCATCATCTGGGCGCTCTGCGCGAGCCCGGACCGCCCGGCGAGGGCCTGA
- the def gene encoding peptide deformylase, producing MTAMRNRPIPGSSGIVRTMSLLGDPVLHAACEPVTEFGPPLARLVEDMFATMYEARGVGLAANQIGVPSRVFVYDCPDDEDVRHLGHVVNPVLVAADGVTVRGSEGCLSLPGLEAGTPRFDHAVVEGVTVTGEPVRIDGTGFFARCLQHECDHLDGQVYTDRLTGLRRARVLRAARRAPWSRTA from the coding sequence ATGACCGCCATGCGCAACCGTCCGATCCCCGGCAGCTCCGGAATCGTCCGCACCATGAGCCTGCTCGGCGACCCGGTCCTGCATGCGGCCTGCGAACCGGTCACGGAGTTCGGGCCCCCGCTCGCCCGGCTCGTCGAGGACATGTTCGCCACGATGTACGAGGCGCGGGGCGTCGGGCTGGCCGCCAACCAGATCGGGGTGCCCTCGCGGGTGTTCGTCTACGACTGCCCCGACGACGAGGACGTGCGCCACCTCGGCCATGTGGTCAACCCGGTCCTGGTGGCGGCGGACGGGGTCACCGTGCGCGGCTCCGAGGGCTGCCTCTCGCTGCCGGGCCTGGAGGCGGGCACCCCGCGCTTCGACCACGCGGTGGTCGAGGGCGTCACGGTGACCGGCGAGCCGGTCCGGATCGACGGCACCGGCTTCTTCGCCCGCTGCCTCCAGCACGAGTGCGACCACCTCGACGGGCAGGTCTACACCGACCGGCTGACCGGCCTGCGCCGCGCCCGCGTGCTGCGCGCGGCCCGCCGGGCGCCGTGGAGCCGTACGGCCTGA
- a CDS encoding TetR family transcriptional regulator has product METTRQAERQRTTAARRRRELLEAADRVVLRDGPGASMNAIAAEAGITKPILYRHFGDKGGLYRALAKRHTDALLSALRAALDAPADRRARVESTLDTYLAAIEARPQVYRFLMHPSDDAAPSSEQGFDVGRHSAPLLRRLGEELAAVIAERVDLGPDSEAMARIWGHGIVGMMHAAGDWWLGERPCSREQLVRSLADLLWGRLAAASDRADGPGF; this is encoded by the coding sequence ATGGAGACCACACGACAGGCCGAGCGCCAGCGGACCACGGCCGCACGCCGCCGTCGGGAGCTGCTGGAGGCAGCCGACCGCGTGGTGCTCAGGGACGGCCCCGGCGCCTCGATGAACGCGATCGCCGCCGAGGCGGGCATCACCAAGCCGATCCTCTACCGGCACTTCGGCGACAAGGGCGGGCTCTACCGCGCCCTCGCCAAGCGGCACACCGACGCCCTGCTGAGCGCCCTGCGCGCCGCGCTCGACGCCCCCGCCGACCGGCGCGCCCGGGTCGAGTCCACGCTCGACACCTATCTCGCGGCGATCGAGGCCCGCCCCCAGGTCTACCGCTTCCTCATGCACCCCTCCGACGACGCGGCCCCCTCCTCCGAGCAGGGCTTCGACGTGGGCCGGCACTCCGCGCCGCTGCTGCGCCGCCTCGGCGAGGAGCTGGCCGCCGTCATCGCGGAGCGGGTGGACCTCGGCCCGGACAGCGAGGCCATGGCCCGGATCTGGGGCCACGGGATCGTCGGCATGATGCACGCGGCGGGCGACTGGTGGCTCGGCGAGCGCCCGTGCTCGCGGGAGCAGCTGGTGCGCAGCCTCGCCGATCTGCTCTGGGGCAGGCTGGCCGCCGCGAGCGACCGGGCGGACGGCCCCGGCTTCTGA
- a CDS encoding GNAT family N-acetyltransferase, producing the protein MTEIVPVSGPELVTYADELAALLVETVAGGSSVGFLAPLDRDAAAEWWRGRAAAVEAGGLRVWLARDGERVAGTIGLVPSPLPNARHRAEVAKLMVRPSARGRGLGRALLAAVEHAAADDGITLLVLDTESGSPAERLYRAAGWTRCGSVPDYASDPAGVLKPTTFYYKAVGVVPEGLRG; encoded by the coding sequence ATGACCGAGATCGTCCCGGTGTCCGGCCCCGAGCTGGTCACCTACGCCGACGAGCTGGCCGCGCTGCTGGTGGAGACCGTGGCCGGCGGATCGTCCGTGGGCTTCCTCGCCCCCCTGGACCGGGACGCCGCCGCCGAGTGGTGGCGCGGGCGGGCGGCCGCCGTGGAGGCGGGCGGACTGCGGGTGTGGCTCGCCCGTGACGGGGAACGCGTCGCGGGCACGATCGGCCTGGTTCCCTCGCCGCTGCCCAACGCCCGCCATCGCGCGGAGGTGGCCAAGCTGATGGTCCGTCCCTCGGCGCGCGGCCGGGGCCTGGGCCGGGCGCTGCTGGCCGCGGTCGAGCACGCGGCGGCGGACGACGGCATCACGCTGCTGGTCCTGGACACCGAGAGCGGCAGTCCGGCGGAGCGGCTGTACCGCGCGGCGGGCTGGACCCGGTGCGGTTCGGTCCCGGACTACGCGTCCGACCCGGCCGGGGTCCTGAAACCGACGACCTTCTACTACAAGGCGGTCGGCGTCGTCCCGGAGGGCCTCCGGGGGTGA
- a CDS encoding cation:proton antiporter produces the protein MTADQVYAGLGLIVVLAVGSQLLASRLRVPALLVLLPAGFIAGAVTDDVDPQLLLGSAFSPLVSLAVAVILYDAGLGLDLKRLKGHNRRVVIRLLWLGVLLTVVSAALFAVPVLDMSAQSAVMLAAILVVSGPTVVGPLLSFVRPTERLRRILVWEGSLIDPVGGILGALVFHGVLAGNRPGFGDGLVHFLASAVLGVAAGAAGAAVLWLLLGRARLSEELATSAQLAAVIGVAAGCDALRDDTGLIAAVVMGMAMANLPGLDLPARRPFFETLVSLIIGLLFVSISATVTPASLRHVVLPSLALVALLVLVTRPLVAHLAAMGTDVPGRERWFIGWMAPRGIVAAATASTFSAELADHHVAGAERILPATFVVIVATVMLYGLTAFPVARRLGVLRPARSRPLLVGGAPWVVDAACALRAAGLDVLMWAGADEERARIEAAGLSLAPGELFASATGAGAELEGITSVLLLTGEDDFNALASVTLRESVEGTVGRLAPPSASHGVLAPYTGGDALFGPGLTRADIDAKYEAGARVVTRTADGPLPADERVLFVVGVEGRLEVVTDGGRPEPVPGDTLVVLREA, from the coding sequence ATGACGGCGGATCAGGTGTACGCGGGCCTCGGGCTGATCGTGGTCCTCGCGGTCGGTTCGCAGTTGCTGGCGAGCCGGCTGCGGGTGCCGGCGCTGCTCGTGCTGCTGCCCGCGGGGTTCATCGCCGGGGCGGTCACCGACGACGTCGATCCGCAGCTGCTGCTCGGCTCCGCCTTCTCGCCGCTGGTGTCGCTCGCGGTGGCGGTGATCCTTTACGACGCCGGGCTGGGGCTGGACCTGAAGCGGCTCAAGGGCCACAACCGGCGGGTGGTGATCCGGCTGCTGTGGCTGGGGGTGCTGCTGACGGTGGTGTCGGCCGCGCTGTTCGCCGTGCCGGTGCTGGACATGTCGGCGCAGTCGGCGGTCATGCTGGCCGCCATCCTCGTGGTGTCCGGCCCGACCGTGGTGGGGCCGCTGCTCTCCTTCGTACGGCCCACCGAGCGGCTGCGGCGCATCCTCGTCTGGGAGGGTTCGCTGATCGACCCGGTCGGCGGGATTCTGGGCGCGCTCGTCTTCCACGGGGTCCTCGCGGGCAACCGGCCGGGGTTCGGCGACGGGCTCGTCCACTTCCTGGCGAGCGCGGTGCTGGGGGTGGCTGCGGGGGCGGCCGGGGCGGCGGTGCTGTGGCTGCTGCTGGGGCGGGCGCGGCTCAGCGAGGAGCTGGCGACGTCGGCGCAACTGGCCGCCGTGATCGGGGTGGCCGCCGGCTGCGACGCGCTGCGCGACGACACGGGACTGATCGCGGCCGTGGTCATGGGGATGGCCATGGCGAACCTGCCGGGTCTGGACCTGCCGGCGCGTCGGCCGTTCTTCGAGACGCTGGTCTCGCTGATCATCGGGCTGCTGTTCGTCTCCATCTCGGCGACGGTGACCCCGGCGTCGCTGCGGCACGTGGTGCTGCCGTCGCTGGCGCTGGTCGCCCTGCTGGTGCTGGTGACCCGGCCGCTGGTCGCGCATCTGGCGGCGATGGGCACCGATGTGCCGGGCCGGGAGAGGTGGTTCATCGGCTGGATGGCACCACGGGGCATCGTCGCCGCGGCCACCGCCTCCACGTTCTCCGCCGAACTCGCCGACCACCACGTCGCCGGGGCCGAACGCATCCTGCCCGCCACCTTCGTGGTGATCGTGGCGACGGTGATGCTCTACGGGCTGACGGCGTTCCCGGTGGCGCGGCGGCTCGGGGTGCTGCGGCCCGCCCGGTCCCGGCCGCTGCTGGTGGGCGGGGCGCCCTGGGTGGTGGACGCGGCGTGCGCCCTGCGGGCGGCCGGGCTGGACGTGCTGATGTGGGCGGGCGCGGACGAGGAGCGGGCGCGGATCGAGGCGGCCGGTCTCTCGCTGGCCCCCGGTGAGCTGTTCGCCTCGGCGACCGGGGCGGGCGCCGAGCTGGAGGGGATCACCTCGGTGCTGCTGCTTACCGGCGAGGACGACTTCAACGCGCTGGCGTCGGTGACGCTGCGGGAGAGCGTCGAGGGGACGGTCGGCCGGCTGGCCCCGCCGTCCGCGAGCCACGGTGTGCTGGCCCCGTACACCGGGGGCGACGCGCTGTTCGGGCCGGGGCTCACCCGGGCGGACATCGACGCGAAGTACGAGGCCGGGGCGCGGGTGGTGACGCGGACGGCGGACGGTCCGCTGCCGGCGGACGAGCGGGTGCTGTTCGTGGTGGGCGTGGAGGGCCGGCTGGAGGTGGTGACGGACGGCGGTCGCCCGGAGCCGGTTCCGGGCGACACGCTCGTGGTGCTGCGGGAGGCGTGA
- a CDS encoding glutathione peroxidase encodes MTLYDIPLHTLTGEPTTLGAYRDRAVLVVNVASKCGLTPQYAGLERLQKEYGDRGLTVLGVPCNQFGGQEPGSAEEIGTFCSATYGVTFPMLEKTEVNGAGRHPLYTELTRLADGAGEAGDVQWNFEKFLLSPAGEPVARFRPRTEPDAPELLAAIEAQLPA; translated from the coding sequence ATGACGCTGTACGACATCCCGCTGCACACCCTCACCGGCGAGCCGACCACCCTGGGCGCCTACCGCGACCGGGCGGTGCTGGTGGTGAACGTCGCCTCCAAGTGCGGGCTGACCCCGCAGTACGCCGGTCTGGAACGGCTCCAGAAGGAGTACGGGGACCGCGGTCTGACCGTGCTCGGCGTGCCGTGCAACCAGTTCGGCGGCCAGGAGCCGGGCAGCGCGGAGGAGATCGGCACGTTCTGCTCGGCGACGTACGGGGTGACCTTCCCGATGCTGGAGAAGACCGAGGTCAACGGCGCGGGCCGGCACCCCCTGTACACCGAGCTGACCCGCCTCGCGGACGGCGCGGGCGAGGCCGGGGACGTCCAGTGGAACTTCGAGAAGTTCCTGCTCTCGCCGGCGGGCGAGCCGGTCGCCCGGTTCCGCCCCCGCACGGAACCGGACGCCCCGGAGCTGCTGGCCGCGATCGAGGCCCAGCTGCCCGCCTGA